Proteins from a genomic interval of Symmachiella macrocystis:
- a CDS encoding zinc-dependent alcohol dehydrogenase family protein: MKAMLLQQIVSLHDTQEPLVLADIPIPIPGPGEVLIRVAACGVCHTELDEIEGRTAPPQFPVVPGHEVIGRVERLGAEVSQLQIGDRVGVGWIHSSTGAADENLSVDFRATGRDVNGGYAEYLTVGEQYAYRIPDIFTDAEAAPLLCAGAVGYRALKLTQLQNGQSLGLTGFGGSAHIVIQLARHLYPDSRVSVFARDESARRFALELGATWVGDTTDRSPESLDAIIDTTPVWKPVVEALRNLAPAGRLVINAIRKEETDKKSLLDLSYHDHLWMEREIKTVANVTHFDIAEFLKIAAEIPIRPTVEPYRLEDANRALLDLKHGPIQGAKVLVID; the protein is encoded by the coding sequence ATGAAAGCCATGCTTCTTCAACAAATTGTCTCGCTGCATGACACGCAGGAACCGCTCGTCCTGGCAGATATTCCCATCCCCATCCCGGGGCCCGGTGAGGTTTTAATCCGGGTTGCCGCATGCGGAGTCTGCCATACCGAATTGGACGAGATCGAAGGACGCACCGCACCCCCGCAATTCCCGGTGGTCCCCGGCCATGAGGTGATTGGTCGTGTGGAACGCCTTGGGGCGGAAGTCAGCCAACTGCAAATCGGTGACCGCGTCGGCGTGGGTTGGATTCATTCTTCGACAGGCGCTGCTGATGAGAACCTCAGCGTCGATTTTCGAGCAACGGGCCGAGACGTGAACGGCGGCTATGCGGAATATTTGACGGTCGGGGAGCAGTACGCCTATCGCATTCCAGATATCTTCACCGACGCCGAAGCTGCCCCACTGCTCTGTGCGGGTGCGGTCGGTTATCGCGCCTTAAAACTCACCCAACTCCAGAATGGCCAATCTCTGGGATTAACCGGTTTTGGCGGCTCAGCACACATCGTGATTCAACTTGCGCGGCACTTGTATCCTGATAGTCGAGTGTCGGTCTTTGCGCGTGATGAAAGCGCGCGACGATTCGCCTTGGAATTGGGAGCCACCTGGGTGGGGGACACAACGGATCGGTCGCCGGAAAGCCTTGACGCGATTATCGACACCACACCGGTCTGGAAACCGGTGGTCGAGGCCTTAAGGAACCTCGCCCCGGCAGGACGGCTGGTGATTAATGCGATTCGTAAAGAGGAGACGGACAAGAAGTCGCTCCTAGACCTGAGTTACCACGACCATTTGTGGATGGAACGCGAAATCAAGACTGTCGCCAACGTCACGCATTTTGATATTGCCGAATTCCTGAAAATCGCCGCCGAGATTCCGATTCGCCCCACGGTCGAACCTTACCGCCTGGAAGACGCAAATCGTGCTTTGCTGGATCTGAAACATGGTCCGATTCAGGGAGCCAAGGTCCTCGTCATTGACTGA
- a CDS encoding hemerythrin domain-containing protein, translating to MTASQTDDFLRMLSSEHVEISKRVADLRQFWSEVNELGDGPQYEEMGARIRELRDHLAEHFDLEERGGYLAGAIQRAPQLAEQADRLKRQHQQILDTLDNYSSRLQACGESYQCWKDVLVDIEQFLNLLHDHESTEAAIIVETLDVDNHSQN from the coding sequence ATGACTGCATCGCAAACCGATGATTTCCTGCGGATGTTGTCGAGCGAACATGTCGAGATTTCGAAACGAGTTGCCGACTTGAGACAATTCTGGAGCGAAGTCAACGAACTGGGTGATGGACCGCAGTACGAAGAGATGGGAGCCCGCATTCGAGAACTGCGAGATCATCTCGCAGAACATTTCGATCTCGAAGAACGGGGAGGCTATCTGGCCGGTGCGATTCAACGCGCGCCACAGTTGGCCGAGCAGGCAGATCGATTGAAACGGCAACACCAACAAATTCTCGACACACTAGACAACTACAGTTCTCGATTGCAGGCTTGCGGAGAATCCTATCAATGTTGGAAGGATGTTCTTGTCGACATCGAGCAATTCCTAAATCTGCTGCACGACCACGAATCGACCGAAGCAGCGATCATTGTCGAGACGCTAGACGTTGACAATCATTCTCAGAACTGA
- a CDS encoding glycoside hydrolase family 20 zincin-like fold domain-containing protein, protein MNHIQRIGLLAFLGLLILAGSGAPLAAAEWVDLQDAVVVVRDGDLPQTEQTAATVLIEEIKKRTGIKLPQTDKWPAGKTVIALTSNANVTDWKTPLPMRKGEDLPETQPEGYRISVQQRDDAAPIVWIQGADPRGVLFGVGALLRNLQWGQETAKLPADLDIATAPVSPIRGHQLGYRATANSWDAWTEAQFDQYIRELALFGTNAIENIPFQDGRKNSMMKYSRQDMNRKLSEICARYGLDYWVWTPADFDLNDKKLRSEMLDKHERLYRDCQRLDGVFFPAGDPGDNPPELVLPFLEELSERLIAIHPETRIWLSLQRLSRRDVESIFDYIKTNNPKWLGGLVAGPSSPPAPLIRNSLPPQYQFRLYPDITHNKLCQYVVPWWDPAYALTLGREAINPRPREYAEIHNRLAPYTDGFISYSDGVHDDVNKIVWSMLGWDPHRDVREILIEYCRVFFDPAIAPAAADGILALEKNWQGALADNGAVEGTVLYWNELEKQAPQLSGNWRWQMNLLRANYDAFTRRRLIYETELENQANGILAQAPEIGTQAAMKQALDVLNRAQTDPISPELHARIEELCQDLFESIALQSSVEKYNASGAERGAFLDFVDHPLNNRWWLEDRFTEIAKLLSEEERLKELEIIRTWENPGAGSFYDDLGNIAKSPRLIRWNPAGTNPAHVIRSPSTTYWWLDNGKSRARPSWLTTMEAGTKVVYEGLDPNANYVVRVAGYGQSLLRADGQRLPTSLDKRGLGEFKEFPVPKEMLKDRKLTITWDAPTGEEHLNWRQQSRNAEIWLLKQP, encoded by the coding sequence ATGAATCACATACAACGAATTGGCCTCCTTGCATTTCTGGGGCTTCTGATATTGGCCGGAAGCGGCGCGCCCTTGGCGGCGGCGGAATGGGTTGACCTGCAGGATGCGGTTGTTGTCGTCCGCGATGGCGATCTTCCTCAAACGGAGCAAACCGCGGCGACGGTGTTGATTGAAGAGATCAAAAAGCGGACTGGTATCAAGTTGCCCCAAACCGATAAATGGCCGGCGGGCAAAACGGTGATTGCGCTCACTTCAAACGCCAATGTCACCGATTGGAAAACACCACTCCCCATGCGGAAGGGTGAGGACCTTCCCGAAACTCAGCCCGAGGGATATCGCATTTCCGTTCAGCAACGTGATGATGCTGCGCCGATTGTCTGGATCCAAGGGGCTGATCCCCGTGGCGTGTTGTTTGGCGTGGGGGCGTTGTTGCGGAATCTGCAATGGGGCCAAGAGACAGCCAAGCTGCCGGCGGATTTGGATATCGCCACCGCACCGGTCTCGCCGATTCGCGGCCATCAGTTGGGGTATCGCGCGACGGCTAACTCTTGGGACGCTTGGACGGAAGCGCAATTCGATCAATATATCCGCGAATTGGCACTGTTCGGCACCAACGCCATCGAGAATATTCCGTTTCAGGATGGGCGGAAAAACTCGATGATGAAATATTCCCGACAGGATATGAATCGCAAATTGAGCGAAATCTGTGCCCGTTACGGACTCGACTATTGGGTCTGGACGCCGGCCGACTTTGATCTCAACGACAAAAAGCTGCGCAGTGAAATGCTCGACAAACACGAGAGGTTGTACCGCGATTGCCAACGGCTTGACGGGGTCTTCTTCCCTGCCGGCGATCCGGGAGACAATCCGCCGGAATTGGTGCTGCCGTTTTTAGAAGAATTGTCCGAGCGTCTCATCGCAATTCATCCCGAGACGCGGATCTGGTTGTCGCTGCAACGCCTGAGCCGCCGCGACGTCGAGTCTATTTTCGATTATATCAAAACGAATAATCCAAAATGGTTGGGCGGGTTGGTCGCTGGGCCTTCCAGTCCGCCGGCACCGCTGATTCGCAATTCACTCCCGCCGCAATACCAGTTTCGCCTGTACCCTGACATCACGCACAACAAACTCTGCCAATACGTCGTCCCGTGGTGGGACCCGGCCTATGCGCTGACGTTGGGCCGTGAAGCGATCAATCCCCGACCGCGGGAATACGCGGAGATTCACAATCGGCTCGCCCCGTATACCGATGGGTTCATCAGCTATTCCGACGGCGTGCACGATGATGTCAACAAGATCGTCTGGAGCATGTTGGGCTGGGATCCCCACCGCGATGTGCGGGAGATTCTGATCGAGTATTGCCGCGTCTTCTTCGATCCAGCGATTGCACCCGCGGCAGCTGATGGGATTTTGGCTCTCGAAAAAAACTGGCAAGGCGCGTTGGCCGATAACGGTGCGGTCGAAGGAACAGTGTTGTATTGGAATGAACTGGAAAAACAGGCTCCGCAGTTGAGCGGCAATTGGCGTTGGCAAATGAATTTGCTGCGGGCAAATTACGACGCCTTCACCCGCCGCCGTTTGATTTATGAAACCGAATTGGAAAATCAAGCAAACGGAATTCTCGCCCAAGCACCCGAAATCGGCACCCAAGCCGCGATGAAACAGGCCTTGGACGTTCTCAATCGCGCTCAGACAGATCCGATCAGTCCGGAATTGCACGCACGGATCGAGGAACTCTGTCAGGATCTTTTTGAATCGATCGCTCTGCAAAGCAGCGTCGAAAAATATAATGCCAGCGGGGCCGAACGCGGGGCGTTCTTGGATTTCGTCGATCATCCGCTGAACAACCGGTGGTGGCTCGAAGACCGTTTTACCGAGATCGCCAAACTACTCAGCGAAGAGGAGCGACTGAAGGAGTTGGAGATCATCCGCACGTGGGAGAACCCCGGCGCCGGCAGCTTTTATGACGATTTGGGAAACATCGCCAAGTCGCCGCGGTTGATCCGTTGGAATCCCGCCGGCACCAATCCCGCGCATGTCATCCGCTCACCCAGCACGACCTATTGGTGGTTGGATAACGGCAAGTCTCGAGCGCGGCCATCGTGGTTGACGACCATGGAAGCCGGTACAAAGGTCGTCTACGAGGGCCTGGATCCCAATGCCAATTACGTGGTTCGCGTTGCGGGATATGGACAGTCCCTGCTCCGCGCCGACGGCCAACGGTTGCCGACATCCCTGGATAAACGGGGGTTGGGAGAATTCAAGGAATTCCCCGTGCCTAAAGAAATGCTCAAGGACCGCAAGTTGACGATTACCTGGGATGCCCCCACCGGTGAAGAGCATCTCAACTGGCGGCAGCAGTCGCGAAACGCTGAAATCTGGTTGTTAAAACAACCGTAA
- a CDS encoding phytanoyl-CoA dioxygenase family protein has protein sequence MSTAMPLTSLGETLDLSAEYFGWFASSAQLIDDPAALRMQLAEEGYLYLPGYLDVDLVTAARERLLGQLDELGMVDRAHPVSAGVAQQPWQGRSCHDLVQENAPLRELLYAGRMMDFYRRLFDESVRHFDFTWLRAIGPGHGTAPHVDSVYMNRGSQRLLTSWTPLMEITPAIGGLTIMPGSHRLDRLKKHYTGDVDTFCTNQPDRPPQDVHEWIGPLGDGKLSGHPARLQSKLGLPWRTAEQYRPGDVVIFNIFTVHGSLDNHSDRIRLSTDSRYQPADEPADERWIGENPIGHNRSVRKGLIC, from the coding sequence ATGTCCACAGCAATGCCTCTTACCAGTCTCGGCGAAACGTTGGATCTTTCCGCCGAGTACTTCGGTTGGTTTGCATCCAGTGCGCAGCTGATTGACGATCCTGCTGCATTACGGATGCAGTTGGCGGAAGAAGGGTACCTGTACCTGCCCGGTTATCTCGACGTTGACCTCGTGACCGCTGCGCGGGAACGGCTGCTTGGTCAATTGGATGAATTGGGGATGGTCGATCGCGCGCATCCGGTTTCTGCAGGGGTCGCCCAACAACCCTGGCAGGGACGCAGTTGTCACGATCTGGTTCAGGAGAATGCGCCGCTGAGGGAATTGCTGTACGCCGGGCGGATGATGGATTTTTATCGGCGGCTGTTTGACGAATCGGTGCGGCATTTCGATTTCACTTGGCTGCGAGCGATCGGCCCGGGGCACGGCACTGCGCCGCACGTCGATTCGGTCTATATGAATCGCGGGTCACAACGGTTATTAACCAGCTGGACACCGTTGATGGAGATCACACCCGCTATCGGCGGACTGACGATCATGCCCGGTTCGCATCGTTTGGACCGCTTGAAAAAACATTACACAGGCGATGTCGACACGTTTTGCACAAATCAACCCGATCGTCCGCCCCAAGATGTCCATGAATGGATCGGCCCGTTGGGGGACGGAAAACTGAGCGGGCATCCTGCGCGGCTACAATCCAAACTGGGTCTCCCTTGGCGAACCGCCGAGCAGTATCGTCCGGGAGACGTCGTGATATTCAACATTTTTACAGTCCATGGCAGTCTCGACAATCACAGTGACCGCATCCGACTCTCGACCGATTCGCGTTACCAGCCGGCCGATGAACCGGCGGACGAACGTTGGATTGGCGAAAACCCGATCGGCCATAACCGTTCCGTCCGCAAGGGGTTGATTTGCTAG
- a CDS encoding prolyl oligopeptidase family serine peptidase, whose product MRSLRPCVLFLMATLSVGLLSAAEKANTSGLTFTEYDIEEDLVYGHKDGLALTMDVLTPKQNAKEIGVILVSSGSWKSKKSDIEAENIRKRDEDHWAQGLLAGGYTLFVVRHGSSPRYYVPEMVEDMNRSVRYVRSIAKDHGVDPNQLGITSGSSGGHLSLMAAMTGDDGNADAKDPIERVSSRVQCVVAWFPPTDMVNWGAEKGYNVIKLVRPEMFQRMFGEITDLEKQLREISPIYFATKQSPPLLLIHGDSDRTVPLQQSKVMQTKYKELGLPVELIVEPGGGHSYWPGIAAEYQEVWKWFDTYLKK is encoded by the coding sequence ATGAGATCGCTACGTCCGTGCGTCCTGTTTTTGATGGCCACGCTGTCCGTCGGATTGCTGTCAGCCGCTGAGAAAGCAAATACCTCGGGATTGACCTTCACCGAGTATGACATCGAAGAGGATCTCGTCTATGGGCATAAAGACGGCTTGGCGCTGACCATGGATGTGCTAACGCCTAAGCAAAATGCCAAGGAGATCGGTGTGATCTTGGTTTCCAGCGGCTCCTGGAAATCAAAAAAATCCGACATTGAGGCAGAGAACATTCGCAAGCGTGACGAGGACCATTGGGCGCAAGGATTGCTTGCCGGCGGCTATACGCTGTTTGTCGTGCGGCACGGTAGCTCGCCGCGATACTATGTGCCGGAGATGGTGGAAGATATGAATCGCAGCGTACGGTACGTGCGGTCGATCGCTAAAGATCACGGCGTTGATCCTAATCAATTGGGAATCACCAGCGGGTCGTCCGGCGGACATTTGTCGCTGATGGCGGCCATGACCGGCGATGATGGAAATGCCGACGCCAAAGATCCGATCGAGCGCGTGAGCAGTCGCGTGCAGTGCGTCGTCGCTTGGTTCCCCCCGACCGACATGGTGAATTGGGGCGCCGAGAAGGGCTATAACGTGATCAAACTGGTTCGCCCGGAAATGTTTCAGCGGATGTTTGGCGAGATCACCGACCTGGAAAAACAACTCCGCGAAATCTCACCGATTTACTTCGCCACCAAACAATCCCCGCCGTTGTTGTTGATTCACGGTGATAGCGACAGGACCGTCCCGCTGCAGCAATCCAAAGTGATGCAAACGAAATATAAAGAACTTGGCTTACCGGTCGAATTGATCGTCGAACCGGGCGGCGGGCATTCGTATTGGCCGGGGATTGCGGCAGAATATCAAGAAGTCTGGAAGTGGTTCGACACCTATTTGAAGAAGTAA
- a CDS encoding glycerophosphodiester phosphodiesterase family protein — MQRKLVFLSLIAGLVLTNHALATELEWVRTANDQRGFVLAESGRTFVPWGFNYDHDRDGRLIEDYWVDDWATVADDFQEMKQLGANVVRVHLQFGKFMTAANTPNLDTLRQLEKLLRLAETTRLYLDVTGLGCYHKQDVPAWYDKLNEQQRWQAQARFWEAVAAHCAKSPALFCYDLMNEPYVPGGKKKRDDWLGPAFAGKHFVQFITLETAGRPRQAIARKWIGHMVAAIRKQDPRHLITVGLVPNSLDRPGLTSGFIPDQVTDDLDFLAVHLYPETGKNPQALKTLQGFAKVGKPVVIEEIFPLKCDAQQLGRFIDASKPYAAGWIGFYWGRTPKEYQPPATIGEGLTLAWLTLFQEKRESILASEIESPTFLNNGVTAHRGDSGNFPENTLPAFQGGIAAGADWLELDILRTQDGRLVVIHDKTTARVGDQKRVVAESTYQELATVDVATDFRRRTGKSLADCPPQRIPLLEDVLRLVKKQRRTRVSLQPKMDCVADAVALVQQLKMEAWVGFNDGNLQYMAQAKRLAPAVKIFWDRGANTDIKADIRTAKTHGFAALVINEAGVTAEKVQKIKAADLEAGAWTVNDPKRMAQLRELGVERLYTDYPHRALE, encoded by the coding sequence ATGCAGCGCAAACTCGTATTTCTGTCGTTGATTGCAGGGCTGGTTTTGACCAACCACGCTCTCGCCACCGAACTGGAATGGGTCCGCACGGCCAACGATCAACGCGGCTTCGTTTTGGCAGAATCGGGCCGCACGTTCGTACCCTGGGGATTCAACTATGATCACGACCGTGATGGACGGTTGATTGAGGACTACTGGGTAGACGACTGGGCGACCGTTGCTGATGACTTTCAGGAAATGAAACAACTGGGCGCGAATGTCGTCCGTGTGCATCTGCAGTTTGGTAAGTTCATGACAGCTGCCAACACACCGAACCTGGACACACTTCGGCAACTGGAAAAACTGTTGCGATTAGCGGAAACCACCAGGTTGTACCTCGATGTGACCGGACTGGGCTGCTACCACAAGCAAGATGTTCCCGCTTGGTACGATAAATTAAACGAACAACAACGCTGGCAGGCACAGGCCCGGTTTTGGGAGGCCGTTGCCGCACACTGCGCGAAGAGCCCCGCCCTGTTTTGTTACGACCTGATGAACGAGCCTTATGTTCCAGGGGGTAAAAAGAAACGGGACGATTGGCTGGGCCCCGCGTTTGCCGGCAAGCATTTTGTGCAATTCATTACACTGGAAACAGCCGGCCGGCCACGGCAGGCGATTGCTCGAAAATGGATCGGCCACATGGTTGCCGCCATACGCAAACAGGACCCGCGGCATTTGATTACCGTGGGGCTGGTCCCCAATAGCCTGGATCGTCCAGGGCTGACATCGGGATTCATCCCGGACCAAGTGACCGACGATCTCGATTTCCTGGCCGTGCACCTCTACCCTGAAACCGGCAAGAATCCCCAAGCCCTCAAAACTCTTCAAGGATTTGCGAAAGTCGGCAAACCGGTCGTCATCGAAGAAATTTTCCCGCTGAAGTGCGACGCGCAGCAATTGGGGCGATTCATCGACGCCTCCAAACCGTACGCGGCCGGTTGGATTGGATTTTATTGGGGCAGAACGCCCAAAGAATATCAACCACCTGCGACGATTGGCGAGGGACTAACGCTTGCTTGGCTCACGTTGTTCCAGGAGAAACGTGAGTCGATTCTTGCTTCTGAAATTGAATCGCCAACATTTCTCAACAACGGCGTGACCGCTCACCGCGGAGATTCGGGGAACTTCCCTGAAAACACCCTGCCGGCGTTCCAAGGCGGTATCGCTGCGGGCGCAGACTGGCTTGAACTCGATATTCTCCGCACCCAGGACGGCCGGTTGGTTGTGATCCATGACAAAACGACGGCGCGTGTCGGTGACCAAAAACGAGTCGTGGCGGAATCAACCTATCAAGAACTCGCCACGGTCGACGTCGCTACCGATTTTCGACGTCGCACCGGCAAGAGTCTAGCCGACTGTCCACCGCAACGGATTCCATTGCTGGAAGATGTGCTGCGCTTAGTTAAAAAACAGCGGCGGACGCGGGTTTCCCTTCAGCCTAAAATGGATTGCGTCGCCGACGCGGTCGCGCTGGTCCAACAACTCAAGATGGAAGCCTGGGTCGGATTCAACGACGGCAATTTACAATACATGGCCCAGGCCAAACGGCTGGCTCCAGCGGTGAAGATTTTTTGGGACCGCGGCGCAAACACGGATATCAAGGCCGATATTCGCACAGCCAAGACGCATGGCTTTGCCGCTTTGGTGATCAACGAAGCGGGTGTAACTGCGGAGAAGGTCCAAAAAATCAAAGCGGCCGATCTCGAAGCGGGTGCGTGGACGGTAAACGATCCCAAGCGGATGGCACAGTTGCGGGAACTGGGCGTTGAACGACTGTATACCGATTATCCCCACCGCGCACTGGAATGA
- a CDS encoding glycosyltransferase family 87 protein, translated as MIEQHQSLSHKGHSDRWLWAIWIGVIIGFAVVPVSVHLRYGAASDRNKDYDTWYTVGQQVWAGEEIYPLAESPRFNFMYPPVSACLIAPLTIAGKLPFILILEAANAVSWIFCVYAGVYLATGKAWGRPVIVYLVPTLATTAYVYDTFQLGQPNLMLLALLLAAFICLRAGRQFGAGTLIALATAVKAFPVMLAVYLLWRRQYRALTGFLVAMAFLLICLPAPFRGFQRNVAELGTWTNAMVLSYDRGTIAQRPGQSYRWKNASLIATANRLLRPIPADRKLTVHPRPYVPGNPNAGYRLIYVNVANLDFRVVNFVILGAALAICLGFVAVMPATKFRTQRTDAIEYAMLLVMMIVFSPISWFYYGVWLMYPLTVVMWYLRDGTHSRNQMRFALGGLFACLGLLNFVPPWDWYRPVRAIGTPFFGYMLMLSLLGWFLYQERRKSIAAADPLATNDETAPPALLPHAA; from the coding sequence GTGATTGAACAACATCAGTCCTTATCGCACAAAGGGCACAGTGACCGTTGGTTGTGGGCCATATGGATTGGCGTCATCATCGGCTTTGCAGTCGTCCCGGTGAGTGTGCACCTTCGCTATGGAGCCGCATCGGATCGCAATAAAGATTACGACACTTGGTACACGGTCGGACAACAGGTGTGGGCGGGCGAAGAAATCTATCCGCTGGCCGAATCGCCGCGGTTCAATTTTATGTACCCGCCTGTCTCCGCGTGTCTAATTGCGCCGCTCACCATTGCCGGCAAGCTGCCTTTCATTTTGATCTTGGAAGCCGCCAATGCGGTGAGTTGGATTTTTTGTGTTTACGCGGGCGTCTACTTAGCCACGGGCAAAGCCTGGGGACGGCCGGTGATCGTCTATCTCGTACCGACGCTGGCAACGACTGCTTACGTGTATGACACGTTTCAATTGGGGCAACCCAATTTGATGTTGTTGGCGCTGCTGCTTGCGGCATTTATTTGCCTGCGCGCCGGTCGTCAATTTGGGGCAGGGACATTGATTGCCTTAGCGACGGCCGTGAAGGCTTTTCCAGTGATGCTGGCCGTCTATTTATTATGGCGACGGCAATACCGAGCCCTCACCGGGTTTTTAGTAGCAATGGCCTTTTTACTGATCTGCCTGCCGGCCCCGTTTCGCGGATTCCAGCGCAATGTGGCTGAACTCGGAACATGGACCAACGCAATGGTGCTCAGTTACGACCGTGGCACGATCGCGCAACGTCCCGGGCAAAGTTACCGATGGAAAAACGCGTCGCTGATTGCCACCGCGAATCGGCTGTTGCGGCCGATTCCTGCTGACCGCAAATTAACCGTCCATCCACGCCCCTACGTTCCCGGTAACCCGAACGCCGGGTACCGTTTGATCTATGTCAACGTGGCAAATCTTGACTTTCGTGTTGTGAACTTCGTGATTCTCGGCGCGGCACTGGCAATCTGTTTGGGATTTGTGGCAGTGATGCCGGCGACGAAATTCCGCACGCAGCGGACTGATGCGATTGAGTATGCCATGCTACTGGTGATGATGATTGTGTTTTCGCCCATCTCTTGGTTTTACTACGGCGTGTGGCTGATGTATCCGCTGACCGTCGTGATGTGGTATCTGCGTGACGGCACCCATTCCCGCAACCAAATGCGCTTCGCCTTGGGCGGACTCTTCGCGTGCTTAGGGTTGCTGAACTTCGTGCCGCCGTGGGACTGGTACCGCCCCGTGCGCGCCATCGGGACGCCATTTTTTGGTTACATGCTGATGCTTTCGCTGCTCGGCTGGTTTTTATATCAGGAACGCCGCAAATCGATCGCAGCCGCCGACCCGCTCGCCACCAACGATGAAACGGCTCCGCCGGCGTTATTGCCCCACGCTGCCTGA
- a CDS encoding outer membrane protein assembly factor BamB family protein, with amino-acid sequence MYRCIASALFLVLFGATHPSLAADWPTFRGPAGDGLSGKEQGPTQWSATDNIAWKVKLPQPGNGSPIAVDGRVFVTSAEDEEGKLRSLYCFDQKTGKQQWVRTVTIDEKMPTHKTNPYCGSTPASDGERVVVFHGSAGLYCYDLDGNELWSRNLGKFRHMWGYGASPIFHDGKILLNAGPGKDVFLTAIDPTNGKEIWKTPEPVEADGNRRDDGNPMGSWCTPVIAEVDGKSQIICAMPTRVNAYDPQSGEIIWTCDGMAHDRGSLAYSSPVIVGPLCFITGGYRGPTMAIRLGGTGDVTETHRLYRNENSPQSIGTGVAIDGYLYRPNADGAAIQCIDPKTGKILWSHRGKGPSWGSIAGAGGLLYLTNKKGTTLVFKPSEEKYIGVAVNKLDDSTNATPAIADGRIFIRTDGSLFGIAEPPTEK; translated from the coding sequence ATGTACCGCTGCATAGCTTCGGCATTATTCTTGGTACTGTTTGGTGCGACGCATCCGAGCTTAGCCGCTGATTGGCCGACTTTTCGCGGTCCAGCAGGCGATGGGTTATCGGGCAAGGAACAAGGTCCAACCCAATGGAGCGCCACGGACAATATCGCTTGGAAAGTCAAACTTCCACAGCCGGGAAATGGCAGTCCCATTGCTGTGGATGGCCGTGTGTTTGTGACGAGCGCCGAGGACGAAGAGGGGAAGCTGCGGAGCTTGTACTGCTTCGACCAAAAAACCGGCAAACAACAGTGGGTGCGGACCGTCACCATCGATGAGAAAATGCCAACCCACAAAACCAACCCCTACTGCGGTTCGACCCCTGCCTCCGACGGCGAACGAGTGGTCGTCTTTCACGGCTCGGCCGGTTTGTATTGCTATGACTTGGACGGCAATGAATTGTGGTCCCGCAACCTGGGAAAATTCCGCCACATGTGGGGCTATGGTGCTTCACCGATATTCCACGACGGAAAAATCTTGCTCAATGCCGGACCGGGAAAGGATGTCTTTCTCACCGCTATCGATCCAACAAACGGCAAAGAGATCTGGAAGACACCTGAACCGGTTGAGGCGGACGGCAACCGTCGCGACGACGGCAATCCGATGGGATCGTGGTGCACACCGGTCATCGCCGAAGTCGATGGCAAATCGCAAATCATCTGTGCGATGCCCACACGGGTGAACGCTTATGATCCGCAGTCGGGCGAGATCATCTGGACCTGTGACGGCATGGCCCATGATCGCGGGAGTTTGGCGTATTCATCACCGGTCATCGTGGGGCCGCTGTGTTTTATTACAGGTGGATATCGCGGACCAACAATGGCCATCCGCTTGGGCGGCACGGGGGACGTGACGGAAACCCACCGGCTGTATCGCAATGAAAACAGCCCGCAAAGCATTGGCACCGGCGTTGCTATCGACGGCTATCTCTATCGTCCCAACGCCGATGGCGCTGCCATTCAATGCATCGATCCCAAAACGGGTAAGATCCTTTGGAGTCATCGCGGCAAAGGCCCCAGTTGGGGATCAATCGCCGGTGCCGGCGGCTTGCTGTACCTGACAAACAAAAAGGGAACGACGTTAGTCTTTAAGCCGAGTGAAGAGAAGTACATCGGGGTCGCCGTCAACAAATTGGACGATTCCACCAATGCGACACCCGCCATCGCCGACGGCCGCATTTTCATCCGTACCGACGGTTCGTTGTTCGGCATTGCGGAACCGCCCACTGAAAAATAG